The stretch of DNA CAAGACCCTGGTCACCAGCGCCCTGGCCCACCAGTTGCGCGGGCGCGATGCCCGCATCCTGAAGCCCGTGGTCAGCGGCTTCGAGATGGCGACGGCGGCCGACAGCGACCCTGGCCTGATCCTGGCCGCCGGCGGCCGGGCGGTGACGGAACAGGCGATCGCCGAGATCGCCCCCTGGCGTTTCCGGACGCCGGTCGCCCCGGACCTTGCCGCCCGCCTCGAAGGCCGGGCGATGACGGCGGCCGAGGTGGCGGATTTCTGCCGGAAGGCCGGTGCCGGGGCGGAGGTGCTGGTGGTCGAGGGCGCGGGCGGCCTGATGGCGCCGATCGCGCCGGGCGAGACTTTCCTCGATGTCCTGGCGCTGACGCGCTGGCCGGCGCTGCTGGTGGTCGGCAGCTATCTCGGCACCCTCAGCCATACGTTCACCGCGGTCGAGACCCTGAAGGCGCGGGGCCTGCCCGTCGCCGGCATCGTTATCAGCGAAAGCGCCCGCGACCGGCAGTCGATCCCGGAACTCACCCGCTCGATCGCCGCATTTCTGCCGGATTTGCCGGTTTGTGTCGTGCCCCGCCTGGAAGGCCCCCGCCCTTGGGCCCAGGTGCCGGCGCTGACACAATTTCTTGTGGACAAGTCATGATCTTGTGTGGCGCAAAATGCGCCGCGCGAGATATAGTTTCTTCTGTTGCGGTCAAAACCGTTTTTGGGGAGTGAGGACACATCATGTCCTGGACCGATGAGCGCATCGCGACCCTGCGCGATCTGTGGGAACAGGGCCTGAGCGCCAGCCAGATTGCGGCCAAGCTCGGCAACATCACGCGCAATGCCGTGATCGGCAAGGTGCACCGCCTGGGCCTGTCCGGCCGGCCGAGCCCGGTGCGCACCGAACGCGCCGCCCAGGCCCCTGCCGCCGCCCCCGCGGCGCCGGTGGCCGCGGCCCCGGCGGCGCCCGCCGCCCAGGCCCCGGCCCGCCCGGCGGAAAGCCAGCCGCGCATCCTGCCCGCCGGTCCGGCGCCGGCGCCCGCCGCCGCCCGCCCCGTCCGCCTGGTGACCACGACCACCGCCGATGTCGCCGCCCAGGCGGCGCAGAAGCCCCGGGTGCTGCCGGCCAGCCCGGCCCCTGCCCCGCGCGAGGCGGCGCCCCGGGCCGCGGCGCCCGCGCCCGAACCGGAACCCATGGTCCGCGCCACCCTGCTGTCGATCAACGACCGCATGTGCAAATGGCCGGTGGGCGACCCGGGCGAAGCCGGTTTCCATTTCTGCGGCCGCCGCGCCCAGACCGGCATGCCCTATTGCCAGGACCATGCCCGCATCGCCTATCAGGCCGCGACCCCGAAGGCGCGCGAGAAGCGCGACCGCGACCGCGAGCGGGAACGCGAGCGCCTGCTGCGCAGCCTGTCGTAGGGAAGGCGCATATCACGCATCGAAGGGGCCCCCGCGGGCCCCTTTTTTGTGCCCCGTCTTAACTTTATGCCCTCTCTTAACCATGTGTTCGGCATTGGCGGGCATGCTGCCGCCATGTCCGAGACAGCCCTTGCCGCCCTCTCGCCGCGCCTGCGGCACCGCCTCGCCGAGATCGAAGCCCTCGTCGCGCGCGAGGGCGATGCCCTGATGGTATGCGAGGCGGGCGACCTCGCCCCGCCCTATCCGCGCATCGTGCTGATCAACGAGGCGCTGACGCGCCTGACCGGCTATGACCGCCAGGTGCTGCTGGGCGAAACCCCGCGCCTGCTGCAGGGCCCGGAAACCAGCGCCGAGACGCGGGCCGAGATCCGCGCCGCGCTGGAGGCCCGGCGCCGCGTCCATGCCGAGATCGTGAACTACACCAAGGACGGCGAGACCTATTGGGTCGCGCTCGACATCGTCGCCGTGGTCGATCCGGACAGCGGCCGCCTGTATCATGTGGCGTTTCAGCGCGACATCACGCGGCGCAAGCGCCTGGAAGTCGAATGGGCCGAGGCCCGCGCCCGCGCCGACCGCGCCATGCAGGGCCGCCAGGATTTCCTGACCGCCTTCGCCCGCGACATCCGGGCGCCGCTGGCCAGTATCGCCGCCCATCTCGAACTGCTCGACCGGGGCGGGCCGAAGCCGGCCCAGGGACCCCTGCTGGCCGCCGCCGGCCGCGCGGCGGCGGAGGCGGGGCGCCTGGTCGACGACCTGCTCGACCTCGGGCGGATCGATGCCGGCGCCACCCTGCCGGCCCCGCTCGGCAGTTTCGCGCTCGACGATTTCCTGGCCGATATCCGCCTGCTCTTCGCCAGCGACGCCAATGGTCTCGGCCTGCATTTCGAGATCGCCGCCGGGCCCGGCCTGCCGGCCCAGATGACGGCGGACCTGACGCACCTGCGCCAATTGGCGGGCGTGCTGCTCGGCTGCGCCCTGCACCGGACGGAAAGCGGCGGGGTCGCCTTCAGCGTCGAGGCCCTGGCGGGGGCGCTGCGCTTCTCGGTCCATGCCAGCGGCGAGCCCGGCCATCCCCTGGGCCTCGGCCTGACGGTGGCGGAAAAGCTGGCGGCGACCCTCGGCACCGGCATCGTCACCGACAGCGCCCCGGGCGAGGGCACCAGCCGCTGGTTCGACCTGCCCGCCCGCGGGCTCGCGGCCGAGGCGGCGGCGCCCCGTCCGCCGTCGGACTGGTGGCCGGCGCTGCGGGCCGGCGCCCTGGTCGGGACTCCGCCCGCGCCGGCGCCCGCGCTGGCCGAGGTGCTGCAGCAGCGCATCCTGGTCGCCTGTGCCGATGCCGCCGAACGCGCCACCCTGGCACGGCAGTTGCAATCGCTCGGCGTCCGCATCGATATCGTCGCCAACGGTGCCCAGGCCCTGATCCTGGCGACGGCGGAAACCCCTTACGACCTCGTGCTGGCGGATGCCCGCCTGCCGGTGGTCGACGGCGCCGATTTCATCCGCGGCCTGCGCACCCATGAGGCGGCCCACGGCCTGCCCCCGGCCCAGGTGGTCGGCCTTGCCGATACCGCAGCCGAGGGCGAGGCGCTGCGCCGCGCGGGCATGGATCAGGCGCTGGAGCGGCCGGTGGGCCTTGGCCAATTGTCCGATCTTCTGGCCGGGGGCAGCCCGCCCGCCCCGGACGACCAGCCCCCGCTCGATGCCGAAGCCCTGAAGCAGCGCCTCGGCATTGCCGACGACCTGGAACTGGCGGCGGTGCTGGCGGTCTTCGCCGAAACCCTGGACGGGCTGGAAGCCGGTCTCGTCGCCGCGATCGGCGAGGCGGACAGCGACCGCGCCCAGGACCTGCTGCACGCCCTGGCGGCGGAGGCGCAGGATGTCGAGGCGCGGGCCCTGGTCGCGGCGCTGGCGCCCTGCCGGATCGCGGTCGGCAACGGCGACTGGCCCTTCGCCCGCCGCACGCTGGAGCGGATCACCGCCGAGGCGGCCCGCCTGCGCGCGGCCATGGACCGCATTCTCGGCCTCGCCTGAGCCCTATTCCGCCGCCCGCGCCAGGTGGCGGGGCGGATCGTCCTGCCGGAAGGCGGCGAGCAGGGGGGCGCGGTCGCGCGCCACCGCCGCCATCGCGGCCGCCTTCACCGGGCCGAAGCCCCGCACCCGCGCCGTCTGGGCCATCAGGGCGACGGCGATATCGTGGCGCGCCGGCGTCAGGTCGCGGGCGATTTCTTCGGCGAGTGCCAGATAAGTCTCGCGCAGCGCCCGTTCGGCCCGGCGTTCCGCCGTCCAGCCGAAGGGATCGAAGGCGGTGCCGCGCAGGAATTTCAAGCGTTTCAGAAGGCGGAACAGGGCGAACACCGGGGGGCCGAAGGCGCGTTTGGCCGGCCGGCCGGTCGCCGGGTCCGCGCCCGCCAGCAGGGGCGGGCTGAGATGGACATTCAGGCGATAGCCGCCCTCGAAGCGGGCCGCGACCATGCGGGCGAAATCGCCGTCGGTATAGAGCCGGGCGACCTCGTATTCGTCCTTGATCGCCATGACGCGATAGAGAGCCTCGGCCGTCGCCCGGGCCAGGCTGTCCTCGCCCGGGCGAACCCGCGCCTCGGCCGCGCGCACGGCCTCCACCGCCCGGGCGAAGCGGGCGCCATAGGCCCGGTTCTGATAATCGCCGAGGGCCCGGGTCCGGCGCGCGATATGGTCGTCCAGACTGGCGGAGAGGCGGTGATGGGCGGGTTCCGCCCCCGCCTCGGCGGATTGCGCCGCCGCCGCGACACGGGCGGGATCATGGGCCTGCATCCGGCCCCAGCGGAAGGCCCCGCGGTTGGCGGCGGCGGCGGTCTCGTTCAGGGCGATCGCGGTCTCGATCGCGGCGGGCGCGACCGGCAGCAGGCCCTGCTGGCTGGCGATGCCGAGCAGGAACAGGTTGGCCGCCATGGCATCGCCGACGAGTTCGGTGGCCAGCCGCGTCGCTTCCAGCGCGGTCACCCGTTCGGGGCCGCAGGCCTTGCCGATCAGGCGCAGCAGGTCGGCGACGGGCAGGCGGGCGTCGGCGTCATGGGTGAATTCGGCGATGCTGCCGGCATGGCTGTTGACCACGGCGCTGGTCCGGCCCGGCGCCATGCGCGCCCGCGCCTCGGCCCCGGCGGCGACCACTGCATCGCAGCCGAGGATCAGGTCGGCGCCGCCCGCGGGCACCCGCACCGCGCTGCCGTCCGCCTGGGCGCGGATGCGGATATGGCTGGTGACGGCGCCGCCCTTCTGGGCAAGGCCGGTCTGGTCCAGCACGGTGGCGTCCAGCCCCTCGACATGGGCGGCCATGGCGAGCAGGGCGCCCAGGGTCACGATCCCGGTGCCGCCGACGCCGAGCGCCAGGCCCGACCAGGGCAGGGCGGCCAGGGCGGGTTCAGGCAGGACTTCGGCTGCGGGGGCGTCGCCGCCCCTGGGGTGGGGCATGCGCAGGCGGCCGCCCTCCACCGTTACCATGCTGGGGCAGAAGCCCTTCAGGCAGGAGAAATCCTTGTTGCAGGACGATTGGTCGATCTGGCGCTTGCGGCCGAATTCGGTCTCGACCGGCACGATCGACAGGCAGTTGGACTGGCTGCCGCAATCGCCGCAGCCCTCGCATACCGCCTCGTTGATGACGACCCGGCGGGGCGGGTCGGCCATCAGGTTGCGCTTGCGCCGGCGGCGCTTTTCCGCCGCGCAGGTCTGGTCGTAGATGATCGCGCTTACCCCGGGAATGTCGCGCAATTCGCGCTGCACGGCGTCGAGGTCGGCGCGGTCGTGCAGGCTGACGCGGGGCGGATAGGCCGGGGGATCGTGGCGCTTGATGTCGTCGGAGACGAGGGCGATCCGCTCCACCCCCTCGGCGCGGATCTGGGCCGCGATCATGGCCGGGGTCAGGGGGCCGTCATGATGCTGGCCCCCGGTCATGGCGACGGCATCGTTGTAGAGGATCTTGTAGGTGACGGGCACCCGGGCGGCGACCGCGGCCCGGATCGCCAGCAGGCCCGAATGGAAATAGGTGCCGTCGCCGAGGTTCTGGAAGATGTGCCGCGTCGTCACGAAAGGCGCCTGGCCGATCCAGTTCGCGCCCTCGCCGCCCATATGGGTGAAGGTCTCGGTCGCGCGGTCCATCCAGGTCGCCATGTAGTGGCAGCCGATGCCGGCATGGGCGATGCTGCCCTCGGGCACCACGGTCGAAGTATTGTGGGGGCAACCCGAACAGAAATAGGGCGTGCGCTTCGCCGGCGCCGGGGCCGGCGCCGGCGGGGACGGTGCCGCCAGGTTCAGCCGGCGGGCGAGGGCGGCTGCCACCTCCACCGGGGACAATTCGTCGTGGGTTTTCAGCAGGGGCGTGCCGTCGGTGTCGCGCTTGCCGGCGACGGCGGGGCGGGCGCCGGCACGGGGGTAGAGGATCGCCTTGATCTGGTCCTCGATCAGGGGGCGCTTCTCCTCGACCACCAGAAGCTCCTCCAGCCCCTCCGCGAAGCCGGCGATACCCTCGGGCTCCAGCGGCCAGACCAGCGCCACCTTGTAGACGGCGATGCCGAGCGCCGCCCGCCGCGCCGGATCGAGGCCGAGCAGGGCGAAGGCTTCCAGCAGGTCGCCGTAAGCCTTGCCCGCGGTGACGATGCCGAGGCGGGCGCCGGCCGGCCGCTCGACCACCCGGTCCAGCCCGTTGGCCCTGGCGAAGGCGGCGACCGCGGGCAGCTTGTGCAGGTGCAGGCGCGCCTCCTGCGCCTGGGCGGTGTCGGGCCAGCGGATGTGCACATCCGCCGCCGGCACCGGCGAAACCGGGCCGGGAAAGCCCGATTTCGCCGGGATGGTGCCGGTGGTATCGGCGATTTCCGCCACCAGCTTCAGCGCCACCCAGACCCCGGCATGGCGCGACAGCGCGATCCCGGCCAGGCCGTAATCGATGATCTCGGCCAGGCTGGCCGGGGCCAGCACCGGGATCATGGCATCGACGAAGGCATATTCGGTCTGATGCGCGGTGGTCGAGGATTTGCAGGTATGGTCGTCGCCGGCGATGGCCAGCACGCCGCCGCGGGGATGGGTGCCGGCGAGATTGGCGTGCTTGAACACGTCGCCGGTGCGGTCGACCCCCGGGCCCTTGCCGTACCAGAAGCCGAAGACGCCGTCGACCGTCGCTTCCTTGCGCCCCAGGGCGATCTGCTGCGTGCCCCAGAGGGCGGTCGCCGCCAGATCCTCGTTCACGCCCGGCTGGAAACGGATGTTCACCGCCTCGAGCAGGGGCTTCACCCGGTTCAGTTCGAGATCGAAGCCGCCGAGCGGCGAGCCCCGGTAGCCGGAAATGAAGCCGCCGGTCTTCAGGCCGGCCTCGCGGTCGCGGCGCTGCTGCTCGAAGGCGAGGCGGACCAGCGCCTGCATGCCGTTCAGCAGGATATGGCCGTCATGGCTGAGATATTTGTCGTCCAGCGTGACGGGAAGCGGGCCCTGGGCACCGTCGGGCATGGTCGTCCCTCCCGATCGTTTATTCTTGTCGTCTCCTTCATATTGGCACAAAGCGCCCCCCTGGACAAGGAGGCCCCGCCTCGGGCACAAGGCGCTTTCCAGACAAGAGGTGCTTAAATGTCCATCGAACGCTTCGACGCCGGCCCGCGCATGTCCCAGGCGGTTGCCTATGGCAACCTCGTCTATCTTGCCGGCCAGGTGGCCGAGACCCGGCACGGCCAGTCGGTGACCGAGCAGACCCGCGAGATCCTGGCCCAGATCGATGCCCTGCTGGCCCGCGCCGGCACGGACAAGACGAAGATCCTGTCCGCCAACATCTATCTCGCCGATATCGCCACCTTCGGCGAGCTGAACGCGGTCTGGGAAGGCTGGGTCGTGCCCGGCCAGACCCCGGCCCGCGCCACCATCGAGGCGAAACTGGCCGCACCCCAGTACACGGTGGAAATCCAGGTCGTCGCCGCCAAGTAAGCGGGTACCGCGCGCCGGTATTTCGCCGGTAAAACGGCAGAAACGTTGACAGATCGGGGGAGCGGCTATTTACTCGCCGCTCTTCTGTGCCGGGAACTGCTGGCGGCACCGCCATCCATGGGGGATGACGGGCGGCCGGCAGGCTTTTCTATTTCCAGGAGCGAACCCGTGACTACGTCTGCCGTTCTGCCCACATACGCACGTGCCGATCTCGCCTTCGAGCGGGGCGAAGGCGCCTGGCTGGTGGCGACGGACGGCCGACGATTCCTGGATTTCGCCGCCGGTATCGCAGTCTGCGCCTTCGGCCATGCCCATCCCTATCTGGTCAAGGCCCTGACCGAGCAGGCGGGCAAGCTGTGGCACACGTCCAACATGTTCCGCATCCCGGGGCAGGAACTGCTGGCCCGGCGCCTTGCCGACGCCAGTTTCGCCGACTATGTGTTCTTCACCAATTCCGGTGCGGAAGCGGTCGAATGCGCGATCAAGACGGCGCGCAAATATCATGTCGCCACCGGCAACCCGGAACGCTGGCGCATCATCGGCTTTCATGACGCCTTCCACGGCCGCACCCTGGCGACCATCGCCGCCGCCGGCCAGAAGAAGCTGCTGGAGGGATTCGGCCCGCCGGTCGAAGGCTTCGACCATGTCCCCTTCGGCGACCTCGACGCCTTGAAGGCCGCGATCAGCCATGAAACCGCCGCCATCCTGTTCGAGCCGATCCAGGGCGAGGGCGGCATCAATCCCCTGTCGGACGAGACGATGCGGGCGATCCGCCAATTGTGCGACGACAACGGCATCCTGCTGATCCTCGACGAGGTTCAATGCGGCATGGGCCGGACCGGCAAGCTGTTCGCCCATGAATGGGCCGGCGTCGCGCCGGACATCCTGGCCACCGCCAAGGGCATCGGCGGCGGCTTCCCGCTCGGCGCCTGCCTTGCCAGCGAAAAGGCCGCGGTCGGCATGAACGCCGGCACCCACGGCTCGACCTATGGCGGCAATCCGCTGGCCATGGCGGTGGGCAATGCGGTCCTCGACCTGCTGCTCGAACCCGGTTTCCTCGACCGGGTGAATGCGGCCGCCAGCTCGCTGCGCCAGTCGCTGGCCATGATCGTCGACAGCCATCCCGGCCTCGTCGAGGGCGTCCGCGGGCGCGGCCTGATGCTGGGCCTCAAGGTCCGCGACGGCATCGAGAACAAGCGCTTGCTGGTGGCCATGCGCGCCGCCGGCCTGATCGGCGTCGGCGGCGGCGACAATACCGTCCGCCTGCTGCCCCCCCTGAACATCACGGAAGAAGACGTGGCCGCCTGCGCCCGGCTTCTCGATACCGCCTGCGCCGCCCTCTCGGCCGAGTTGAAGGCGGAAGCGAAGGCTGCATCATGACTGTCACCGCCAAGGCCCCCAAGCATTTCCTCGACCTCGACCTGCTCGACAAGGCGACCTTGCGTTCGATCCTCGAGCGCGCGAAAAAGCTGAAGACCGCACGCCAGGGCCAGCCCAAGGGCATGCCCGATGCCGGCAAGCCGCTGGACGGCCGCGTGCTGGCCATGATCTTCGAGAAACAGTCGACCCGGACCCGGGTTTCCTTCGATGTCGGCATGCGCCAGCTCGGTGGCCAGACCCTGCTGATGCTGGGCTCCGAACTGCAG from Zavarzinia compransoris encodes:
- a CDS encoding indolepyruvate ferredoxin oxidoreductase family protein, which produces MPDGAQGPLPVTLDDKYLSHDGHILLNGMQALVRLAFEQQRRDREAGLKTGGFISGYRGSPLGGFDLELNRVKPLLEAVNIRFQPGVNEDLAATALWGTQQIALGRKEATVDGVFGFWYGKGPGVDRTGDVFKHANLAGTHPRGGVLAIAGDDHTCKSSTTAHQTEYAFVDAMIPVLAPASLAEIIDYGLAGIALSRHAGVWVALKLVAEIADTTGTIPAKSGFPGPVSPVPAADVHIRWPDTAQAQEARLHLHKLPAVAAFARANGLDRVVERPAGARLGIVTAGKAYGDLLEAFALLGLDPARRAALGIAVYKVALVWPLEPEGIAGFAEGLEELLVVEEKRPLIEDQIKAILYPRAGARPAVAGKRDTDGTPLLKTHDELSPVEVAAALARRLNLAAPSPPAPAPAPAKRTPYFCSGCPHNTSTVVPEGSIAHAGIGCHYMATWMDRATETFTHMGGEGANWIGQAPFVTTRHIFQNLGDGTYFHSGLLAIRAAVAARVPVTYKILYNDAVAMTGGQHHDGPLTPAMIAAQIRAEGVERIALVSDDIKRHDPPAYPPRVSLHDRADLDAVQRELRDIPGVSAIIYDQTCAAEKRRRRKRNLMADPPRRVVINEAVCEGCGDCGSQSNCLSIVPVETEFGRKRQIDQSSCNKDFSCLKGFCPSMVTVEGGRLRMPHPRGGDAPAAEVLPEPALAALPWSGLALGVGGTGIVTLGALLAMAAHVEGLDATVLDQTGLAQKGGAVTSHIRIRAQADGSAVRVPAGGADLILGCDAVVAAGAEARARMAPGRTSAVVNSHAGSIAEFTHDADARLPVADLLRLIGKACGPERVTALEATRLATELVGDAMAANLFLLGIASQQGLLPVAPAAIETAIALNETAAAANRGAFRWGRMQAHDPARVAAAAQSAEAGAEPAHHRLSASLDDHIARRTRALGDYQNRAYGARFARAVEAVRAAEARVRPGEDSLARATAEALYRVMAIKDEYEVARLYTDGDFARMVAARFEGGYRLNVHLSPPLLAGADPATGRPAKRAFGPPVFALFRLLKRLKFLRGTAFDPFGWTAERRAERALRETYLALAEEIARDLTPARHDIAVALMAQTARVRGFGPVKAAAMAAVARDRAPLLAAFRQDDPPRHLARAAE
- a CDS encoding GcrA family cell cycle regulator, coding for MSWTDERIATLRDLWEQGLSASQIAAKLGNITRNAVIGKVHRLGLSGRPSPVRTERAAQAPAAAPAAPVAAAPAAPAAQAPARPAESQPRILPAGPAPAPAAARPVRLVTTTTADVAAQAAQKPRVLPASPAPAPREAAPRAAAPAPEPEPMVRATLLSINDRMCKWPVGDPGEAGFHFCGRRAQTGMPYCQDHARIAYQAATPKAREKRDRDRERERERLLRSLS
- a CDS encoding RidA family protein — its product is MSIERFDAGPRMSQAVAYGNLVYLAGQVAETRHGQSVTEQTREILAQIDALLARAGTDKTKILSANIYLADIATFGELNAVWEGWVVPGQTPARATIEAKLAAPQYTVEIQVVAAK
- the bioD gene encoding dethiobiotin synthase produces the protein MTLSLFVTSSGTEIGKTLVTSALAHQLRGRDARILKPVVSGFEMATAADSDPGLILAAGGRAVTEQAIAEIAPWRFRTPVAPDLAARLEGRAMTAAEVADFCRKAGAGAEVLVVEGAGGLMAPIAPGETFLDVLALTRWPALLVVGSYLGTLSHTFTAVETLKARGLPVAGIVISESARDRQSIPELTRSIAAFLPDLPVCVVPRLEGPRPWAQVPALTQFLVDKS
- a CDS encoding aspartate aminotransferase family protein, encoding MTTSAVLPTYARADLAFERGEGAWLVATDGRRFLDFAAGIAVCAFGHAHPYLVKALTEQAGKLWHTSNMFRIPGQELLARRLADASFADYVFFTNSGAEAVECAIKTARKYHVATGNPERWRIIGFHDAFHGRTLATIAAAGQKKLLEGFGPPVEGFDHVPFGDLDALKAAISHETAAILFEPIQGEGGINPLSDETMRAIRQLCDDNGILLILDEVQCGMGRTGKLFAHEWAGVAPDILATAKGIGGGFPLGACLASEKAAVGMNAGTHGSTYGGNPLAMAVGNAVLDLLLEPGFLDRVNAAASSLRQSLAMIVDSHPGLVEGVRGRGLMLGLKVRDGIENKRLLVAMRAAGLIGVGGGDNTVRLLPPLNITEEDVAACARLLDTACAALSAELKAEAKAAS
- a CDS encoding PAS domain S-box protein — encoded protein: MSETALAALSPRLRHRLAEIEALVAREGDALMVCEAGDLAPPYPRIVLINEALTRLTGYDRQVLLGETPRLLQGPETSAETRAEIRAALEARRRVHAEIVNYTKDGETYWVALDIVAVVDPDSGRLYHVAFQRDITRRKRLEVEWAEARARADRAMQGRQDFLTAFARDIRAPLASIAAHLELLDRGGPKPAQGPLLAAAGRAAAEAGRLVDDLLDLGRIDAGATLPAPLGSFALDDFLADIRLLFASDANGLGLHFEIAAGPGLPAQMTADLTHLRQLAGVLLGCALHRTESGGVAFSVEALAGALRFSVHASGEPGHPLGLGLTVAEKLAATLGTGIVTDSAPGEGTSRWFDLPARGLAAEAAAPRPPSDWWPALRAGALVGTPPAPAPALAEVLQQRILVACADAAERATLARQLQSLGVRIDIVANGAQALILATAETPYDLVLADARLPVVDGADFIRGLRTHEAAHGLPPAQVVGLADTAAEGEALRRAGMDQALERPVGLGQLSDLLAGGSPPAPDDQPPLDAEALKQRLGIADDLELAAVLAVFAETLDGLEAGLVAAIGEADSDRAQDLLHALAAEAQDVEARALVAALAPCRIAVGNGDWPFARRTLERITAEAARLRAAMDRILGLA